The genomic region GACGACAAGGACGACACCGAGACCTTCCTGCTCGGCTCCCGCGAGGTGGCGTCGACCACCGACCTGACCGTCTACAGCCCCGAGTCGGCCCTCGGCAAGGCCATCCTGGGCGGCCGGGCCGGGCAGACCTGCACCTACACGGCGCCCAGCGGCGCCGACATCAAGGTGACCGTGGTCAGCTTCGAGCCGTACTCCGGCTGAGCCGGCGGCCGGGGCCCCGCGCCGCACCACTTCCACGAGCGAGGCGTGACACCGGTCGGTGTCACGCCTCGCCTGCGAAGACCACCTGGTAGCCGCTCGCCCGCAGGGCGCTGATCAGCGTGTCCGAGTGCTCCACCCCGCGGGTCTCCACCGACAGCGCCACCTCCACCTCACCCAGGTGCAGGTGCGGGTTGGCCCGCTGGTGCTCCACGTCCACCACGTTCGCCCGGTGCTCGGCGATCTCGCTGAGCAGCGAGGCGAGCTGGCCCGGCCGGTCCGTGCAGCGCACGGTGAACCGCAAGTAGCGCCCCGCGGCCGCCAGCCCGTGCTCGATCACCCGCAGCATCAGCAGCGGGTCGATGTTGCCGCCGGAGAGCACCGCGACCACCGGGGCCTCCACCTCCACCACGCCGGCCAGCAGCGCGGCGACGCCGACCGCCCCGGCCGGCTCGACCACCTGCTTGCCCCGCTCCAGCAGCATCAACAGGGCGCGGGAGATGTCCTCCTCGGACACGGTGACCACGTCGTCCACCAGCTTGCGGACGTGGGTGAAGGTGATGTCGCCGGGCCGGCCGACCGCGATGCCGTCGGCGATGGTGCTGAACGCCGGCAACCGCACCGGTTCCCCGGCGAGCAGCGAGGGCGGGTACGCCGCGGCGCTGGCCGCCTGCACCCCGATCACCCGGACCTCGGGCCGCAGTGCCTTGGCGGCCACCGCGATCCCCGACACCAGCCCGCCACCGCCGACCCCGGTGATGATCGTCTTCACGTCCGGGCACTGTTCGAGGATCTCCAGCGCCACCGTGCCCTGCCCGGCGATCACGTCCCGGTGGTCGAACGGGTGGATCAGCACCGCGCCGGTCCGCTCGGCGAACGTCTGCGCCGCGACCAACGACTCGTCCACCGTGCTCCCGACCAGCTCGACCTGCGCGCCGTACCCCTTGGTCGCCGCCACCTTCGGCAGCGGCGCGTTCACCGGCATGAAGACCGTGGCGTGCGTGCCGACCAGGCCGGCGGCGAGCGCCACCCCCTGGGCGTGGTTGCCGGCGCTCGCCGCGACCACGCCCCGCTCCCGCTCCTCCGCCGAGAGCCGGGAGATCCGCACGTACGCGCCGCGCACCTTGTACGAGCCCGCGCGCTGCACGTTCTCGCACTTCAGCCAGGCCGGCCCGCCCAGCGCCGCGCTGAGCGGACGCGACGGCTCCAGCGGGGTGGTCCGGGTGACGCCCGCGAGCAGTTCCCGCGCGGCCTGTACGTCGGCGAGACCGACCAGTTCCGTCATGCCCCGATCGTGCCACCCGCCGGCGGCGGGACCGGCGGCGACGCCACGGTCGAGTCGGTCGCCACCTGCGGCGACGAACCGGTGACGGGCTGCGCCGGAGGCGGGGCGTAGCCGACCGGCGCGCCCGGCGTCGGCCAGCCGGGGTGGTGGTACGGCCACGCGCCCGGAGCGCGGCTAATCCGGTCCTGTTGGGCGGCGGAGATCCGCCGGATCAGCACGATGAACGCGACGCCCGCGACCACGCACGCCACCGCCGGGATCAGTCGGGGGCCGATCGTCTCCTGGTAGTAGCGGACGTACGTCTGGAACTCCGCCTCGTTGCGGGGCAACTCGGTGAGTTCGGCGTACCTGCGGTCGTCGTTCTTGGCGACAACGCGGTCGCCGATGGTGAACGCGAGCCACGCCGCCCACCAGACAACGACCAGCCCAGGGGTGCTCCGGCGCCACAGGCTGTCCCGCGCGACGTTGGCCACCACCCGGGCCGGCACCACGAAGTTGGCGAACGGCACCAGCCACCCGGCGATGGCCCAGCCCGAACTGAGCGACGGCAGCGCGCCCGGGAAGGCGTCGATGTTCTTCCGGACCCGCCAGGTCCAGATGATCACCAGTACGGACGCGACCAGGATTGCCAGCAGGTAGGGCACCGTGAGCGCGACCTCCGCCAGCACCGCGCCGAGCAGCAGATCGCGGTCACCCTGCTCGGTCGCCGTACGGGCGATCTGCATGCCGACGAGGGGGAACAGCGCGGCCGGCAGGTAGAGCAGGGCGGCGGCGCCGACCGCGATCGACGCGGCCCGACCCAGGCCACGGACGGCGTACGTGGGCAGGCCGGGGTTGACCGCCGGCTGCCCGAGCGGGGTGAAACAGCGGGCACATTCGTCGAGCGCGGGGGACGTGGCGTCCCCGCAGGTCGGGCACTGCATGATGACCGTCCAGGGTGCGGCGCGATGGGTGCGCGCACACGCTAGACGATCATGCGACGGCCGGCGACCCCGTGCCGACGCGCGGGTAGCCGGGGGCGTGCCGCGACCACGGGGCGGCCATCTCGAACTGGCCGGCCACCCCCAGCAGCAGCAGCTCCGAGCCGGGCGGCCCGACCAGTTGCACCGCCACCGGCAGGCCGTCCGGGCGGCGGCCCACCGGCACCACGATCGACGGCAGGCCGGCAATGTTCCACGGCGCCGCGTACGGGGCGTACCGGATGTTGGCCGCCATGTTGGCGCGCCAGGACCGGCCGGACCAGGCGGTGGCCTCCGGCGGCGCGCCCGCCAGCGCCGGCGTGAGCAGCAGGTCGACCGAGTGGTCGGTGAAGAAGCCGATGGACCGTTCCCGCCAGGCCGTCCGGTCGGCCTCCCGCACGTACCCGCGCCGCTGCGCCCACTCGCCGAGCGCCACGTGCCGGCGGCTGCGCGGCTGGAGGTCGCGCCGCGCGATGCCGGCGGCTTCGACGTCGGCAGCGGCCGCGGCGAACCAGGTCGCGAGCCCCTTCAGACCGAGCTTGGTCGGGTAGACCGGGTCGGCCGGCACGGTGTCGTGGCCGGCGGCGGCGAGCAGGCGGCCCGCGGTGGCGACGGCGTCCCGGTTCGGCGCGTCCGGGGAGACCCCACGCACCGGCGAGCGGAGCGAGACACCCACCCGCAGCCGCTGCGGCGGCACCAGCTTCTCCGGACGCCGACCGGCGAGCACCGAGAAGCCGACCGCCGCGTCGGCGACCGTGGTGGTCAGCATGCCGTGCTCGACGAGGCCGAACCAGTCTTCCGCGCCGAGCTGGCGCGGGATGACGCCCCGGCCGGGCTTGAGCCCGACCAGGCCGCAGCAGGCCGCCGGGATGCGGATGGAGCCGAGGCCGTCGTTGCCGTGCGCGATCGGCACCAGGCCGGCGGCCACGGCCGCCGCCGCACCGCCGGAGGAGCCGCCCGGGGTACGCCGGACGTCCCACGGGTTGCGGGTCACCGCGGTGTCGTCGTCGGTGAGCGCCCAGAGGCCGAGCTCGGGCATCCGGGTCACCCCGAGGATCACCGCCCCGGCGCCGCGCAGCCGGCGGACCACCTCGTGGTCGAACTCGGCCACCGGCGTACGCGCGGCGACCGAGCCGTTCCAGGTGGGCAGGCCGGCGACCGGAGTGTTCTCCTTGACCGCCACGGGCACCCCGGCCAGTGGAAGGTTGGCCAGGTCCTCCTGTTCGTCGACCTTCTCCGCCTCGGTGATCGCCTCCCCGCCGCGTACCGTGCGGAACGCAGCGAGGTCGGCGTCGGCCCGGGCGATGTGGTCGAGGTGGTCCGCCACGACCTGGGTGGCGGAGACGTCGCCCCGCCGCACGCCGCGGGCGATCTGCTTGGCGGTCGCCCCGACCCAGGTCGGCATGATGTCCTGCACGGCCACCCTCCCCAGCCAGCGGTCAGCCCAGCGCCTGCTCCAGATCGGCGAGCAGGTCGTCGACCGTCTCGATGCCGACAGACAGTCGCACGAGATCGCCGGGAACTTCAAGCGGCGAGCCGGCAGCACTTGCGTGTGTCATCCGGCCCGGGTGCTCGATCAGGGATTCCACCCCGCCGAGCGATTCGGCGAGGACGAAGAGCTTGGCCCGGTTGCAGATCTCCACCGCGTGCTCCTCGCCACCGGCGGCGCGGAAGGAGATCATGCCGCCGAACCGGCGCATCTGCTTCGCGGCCACCTCGTGGCCCGGGTGCGAGGGCAGCCCCGGGTAGATCACCTGTGCCACCTTCGCGTGCCCGTCCAGGTACGCGGCCAGCCGCTCGGCGTTGTCGCAGTGCCGGTCCATCCGTACGCCCAGGGTCTTGATGCCGCGCAGGGTGAGCCAGGCGTCGAACGGTCCGTTGATCGCGCCCATCGCATTCTGGTGGTAGCGCAGGTCCTCGCCGAGCCCGGCGTCCGCGGCGACCAGCGCGCCACCGACCACGTCGGAGTGTCCGCCGATGTACTTGGTCGTCGAGTGCACCACCACGTCGGCGCCGTGCGCGATCGGCTGCTGGAGGTACGGGGAGGCGAAGGTGTTGTCGACCACCAGCAGGGCGCCGGCGTCGTGCGCGACGGCGGCCAGCGCCGCGAGGTCGGCGATGCCGAGCAGCGGGTTGGTCGGCGTCTCCACCCACACGATCTTCGTGCGGCCGGGGCGGATCGCGGCCCGGATCGCGGCCGGGTCGGAGACCTTGGCGGGGGTGAAGTCGAGCCCCCACCGCTCCACCACGCGGGCGAAGAGCCGGTAGGTGCCGCCGTACGCGTCGTCGGGGATGACCACGTGGTCGCCGGGCTTGCAGACGGTGCGCAGCAGGGTGTCCTCGGCGGCGAGGCCGCTGGCGAAGGCGAGGCCGACCGCCCCGCCCTCCAGCGCGGCCAGGCACTCCTGGAGCGCGTCCCGGGTCGGGTTGCCGGAACGGCTGTACTCGTAACCGAGCCGCGGCGCCCCGACGGCGTCCTGCGCGTACGTGCTGGTCTGGTAGATAGGTGGGATCACCGCGCCGGTGCGGGCCTCGGGGTCCTGGCCGGCGTGGATGGCGAGCGTCTCGAAGCCGTGGTTCATTCCCGTGACGTTAGTCCGCCACCTCGTCCCGATGCGGGGAACCCGGAGGCGGGTCACGCCAGCAGCCTGTCGTAGGGGTCGGTGATACTGGCTCGGTGACCTCGACCGGCCTCCCCTCCCGCCTGATCGGCGCGGCCGACCGCATCCCGGCCTCGCTCGACGAGCTGACCGGCCCGGATCACGGCCGGGTCGAGCTTCCCGTCCGGCTCGCCTGGTCCGGGCCGAGCGACTTCGTCGTCGACGACCCAGGGCAACGGCTGACGCTCTACTGCCTCCTGCTCGACTGCGGGCAACGCGACGACGTCGTCCGCTACGTGAATGCCCGGCTGCTGCGTCAGGACTGGCCACGCATCCGCCGGCTGACCGCCCGGCGGATGATCTCCCTCTGGGAGCAGTTGCTGCCCGATCTCGCCGGCGCCTGATGGAACCCCTGCACCGCCGGCTACTCGAGATCGGCTTCGAGGCCGGTGACGATCTCGGTCTGGTGCTGGCCGGCGGGTACGCGATGTGCGCACACGAGTTGCTGGACCGACCGTCACAGGACATCGACTTCGCCACCGCCTCCGCACTCCCGCTTCCGGAGGTGGCGGACCGACTCGCCGCGGCATTCGCGAATGCCGGTTTCTCCGCCTCGATCATCGAGGTCACACCTCGAATGGGCCGCCTGGTCGTCTCGGACGCCACGGGCACTTGTGAAGTTGACCTGCTCAAGGAGGCACTCGGGCCACCGGCCAGGTTGACCGTCGGCCCGGTCGTCGCCTTCGACGACGCGGTCGGGCTCAAGATGCGCGCCCTCCATGACCGTGCGGCTCACCGTGACTTCATCGACATCCGCGCCGCGAACAGCCGGCTCGAATGGGCCGAGCTGGAACGGCTGGGCGCCCGTCATACCGGGGACTTCTCGCTGGAGGAGTTGGCCGACAGACTCGGTGCCGTCGACGAGCGGGACGAGCGCACCTTCCGGTCGTACGGGCTCGGCGACTCCGAGATCGACGAGCTGCGAGGCTGGGCGCGACGGTGGGAGGCGGACATCAGGGCCCGCCTGGCGAGCGGCGAGACCGGGCCGGTCGGGGTCGTCGAGAGTGAGTGGGACAGCTACCTGGACGGGCGGTGACCGCGCCGGGCGGGACGGGGCGCTCCGCAGCCGGCCGCACTAACCTGGGCCGGTGGCCGGGTGTGTGTTCTGCGGGATCGTGGCGGGTGACGTGCCCGCGTTCCGGGTTGTCGACGAGCCGGACGGCGTGGCGTTCCTGGACACCCGGCCGGTGTTCAAGGGCCACGTGCTGGTGGTGCCGCGTACCCACCTGGTGACGCTCGCCGACCTCCCGCCGGCGTCGCTCCCCGGCTACTTCGGGCTGGTGCAGCGGGTGGCCGTGGCGGTGGAGGCCGGTCTGGGAGCCGGTGGGACCTTCGTGGCGATGAACAACCGGGTGTCCCAGTCCGTCCCGCACCTGCACACCCATGTCGTGCCGCGGACGAAGGGCGACGGGCTGCGCGGCTTCTTCTGGCCCCGCACCCGCTACACCGACGACACCGAGGCCCAGGCCTACGCCGACCGCGTGGCCGCCGCGCTCTGAGCGAGGTGGGGCCTGACTCAGCGTGGCGCGGGTAAGGAAGCGAGGCCCCCTGGTGTTGCACGCTGGGAGAGGTAGGAGAGGAGTCCCACCGTGTTCCTGCGCCGCATGAAGGCCGAGCTCCCCACCCCCGACAAGGCCCTGCCGGGCCGTGTGATCGCGATGCCCGTGGCCGACCGGCACGAGGTGCTGGGCACCCCGCTGAAGGGCCCGTTCCCGGAAGGCAGCCAGGTGGCCGTCTTCGGTATGGGGTGTTTCTGGGGGGCCGAGCGCCTGTTCTGGACCCTGCCCGGCGTGATCACCACCTCCGCCGGCTACGCGGGCGGCTACACGCCGAACCCGACGTACGAGGAGGTCTGCTCGGGGATGACCGGGCACACCGAGGCCGTCCAGGTGGTCTACGACCCCTCGAAGATCAGCTACGAGGACCTGCTGAAGGTCTTCTGGGAGAACCACGACCCGACCCAGGGCATGCGCCAGGGCAACGACGTGGGCACCCAGTACCGGTCGGCGATCTACGCGACCACCGACGACCAGCTGGCCACGGCGACCGCCTCCCGTGACGCGTTCGCGCCGATCGTGGCCCGCGCCGGCAAGGGCGAGATCACCACCGAGATCGACCGGCTCGGCAACTACTACCTGGCCGAGGACTACCACCAGCAGTACCTGGCGCCGACCAAGAACCCGAACGGGTACTGCAACCACGGCCCGAACGGGCTGAGCTGCCCGGTGGGCGTGGCCCGTACCGCCGGCTGATCTCACCCGAACGCCGTCCGTCGCCCGCGGCCCCGCGCCGCGGGCGACGCGCATTCCCGCCGGCCGTGTGATCGAAATCCGTTGCCGGGCCCCGCGGCGTCTGGATAGCGTGGCCGTACACGGGAAAGGAGGTGGTCCAGACTTGTATAGCAATCGGACTCGTGAGGTGGCTGTCCGCTAGCCGCTGTCCTCGACAGTGATTCACGTCCGCCGCGAGGCGGGCACAGGCACGATCGTCGAGACCGTGTGGCAGCGGTGCGGCGAAACCACGACAGCCACCCGACCCCCGGGGTGCCGGCCTCAGTCCAGCCGGCCCGCGCGCGAGCGCGGAAACCCCGGGGGTCGCTTCATACGCAGCGGAGGGGCACGCCGTGTCGATGCGCGAGCTGGTGGTGCTCGGGACGGCCAGCCAGGCGCCGACCCGGCAGCGCAACCACAACGGGTACGTGCTGCGCTGGGACGACGAGGTGATCCTCTTCGACCCCGGCGAGGGCAGCCAGCGGCAGTTGCTGCACACGACGGTGACCGCGACCGACCTGACCCGGATCTGCGTCACCCACTTCCACGGCGACCACTGCCTGGGCCTGCCCGGCACCATCCAGCGGCTCTCCCTGGACCGGGTGCCGCACCCGGTGGCGGTGCACTTTCCGGCCGGCGGCGCGGAGTACTTCGCCCGGCTCCGGCACGCGTCCAGCTTCTACGAGACCGCCGAGTTGCGGGTCGAGCCGATCGAGGCGGACGGCCAACGGATCCCGCTGGGTTGCGGCACCCTGGAGGCCCGCCGGCTGCGGCACCCGATCGAGACGTACGGCTACCGCCTGGTCGAGCCGGACGGCTGCCGGATGTTGCCGGAGAAGCTGGCCGCGTACGGCATCGGCGGCCCGGCCGTCGGGGAGCTGATCCGCGTCGGCCACCTCGACCTCGACGGGCGCCGGGTCACCCGCGACGAGGTGAGCGTCCCCCGGCCGGGGCAGCGGTTCGCCTTCGTCATGGACAGCGGCCTGTGCGACGGGGTCTACGCCCTGGCCGAGCACGCGGATCTGCTGGTCATCGAGTCGACCTTCCTCGACTCCGAGGCCGCGCTCGCCGCCGAGGTCGGGCACCTCACCGCGGCGCAGGCCGCCCGGGTGGCGGCCGAGTCGGGGGTACGCCGGCTGGTGCTCACCCACTTCTCGCAGCGCTACGCCGACCCCCGCCGGTTCCTCGACGAGGCCCGGGCGCACTTCGACGGCGACCTGGTGATCGCCGAGGACCTGACCACCGTCCAGGTCCCGCCACGGCGGGTACCCTCGCCCGGGTGACCGTCACGCTGCGCCGGGCCGCCACCGACGACCTCCTGGCGATCGGCGCGCTGCACCAACGCTCCCGGCTCGCGGCGTACTCGTCCTTCCTGCCGGCGGAGGCGCTGGCCGAGCCGACGCCCGAGGCGATGGGGCGGTACTGGGCCGAGCGGTGGAGCTGGGAGTCGGACACCCACCTGATGACCGTCGCCGAGCGGGACGGCGGGCTGGTCGGCTTCAGCTACGTCGGCCCGGACGACGACGGCGACCCGGCGACCGGCCTGCTCTACGCGATCCACCTCGACCCGGCCGAGCGGGGACGCGGCGTCGGCCGGGAGCTGATGATCGACGCCCTGGCCACCATGCGGGGCCGCGGCTGGCGGCGGGCGGCGCTCTGGGTGCTCGCCGAGAACGGCCATGCCCGGCGCTTCTACGAGCGCGGCGGCTGGTCGGCGGCCGGGGTGGAGCGGGAGGACGCGATCGGGTCGGCGGTCACCACCCAGCTGCGCTACACGCGTCCGCTGTGACCGCCCGCTCCGGGTGACCGCCCGTTCGCTCTGAGCTGATCCGGGCATGCCCGTCGATCCGGCCGCGTTGGCAGGGTCATGGACACCGAGCACACCGCGCCGGAGCGGGCCGAGGCCGCCGCTCTGGACGCGTACTCCCAGGTGGTCACGACCGTGGCGGCCCGGGTGCTGCCCAGCGTGGCCGCCCTGTCGGTGCGGACCGCGCGCGGGGCCGGCGCCGGCTCCGCGGTCACCGTGGGCACCGATGGCCTTCTGTTGACGAGCGCACACGTGGTGCAGGGCGCCCGGGACGGGACGGCCGCCTTCGCCGACGGCACCGAGACCCGGTTCCGGGTGGTCGGCGCCGACCCGCTGTCGGACCTCGCCGTGCTGCGGGTCGAGGAGACCACCGTGCCGCCCGTCGAGCTGGGCGACGCCGACGCGCTGCGGATCGGCCAGCTCGTGGTCGCCGTGGGCAACCCCATGGGGCTGGCCGGCTCGGTCACCGCCGGCGTGGTCTCCGGCCTGGGCCGGTCCCTGCCGGCCCGCGACGGGCGGGTCACCCGCCTCATCGAAGACGTGATCCAGACCGACGCGGCGCTGAACCCGGGCAACTCCGGCGGTGCGCTGGCCGACTCGACCGGCCGGGTGATCGGGGTGAACACCGCGGTCGCCGGGTACGGGCTCGGGCTGGCGGTGCCGATCAACACCACCACGCAGCAGATCATCGCCGACCTCACCGCCGACGGTCGGGTCCGCCGGGCCTGGCTGGGCGTGGCCGGCGTGCCGGTGCCGCTGCCGCCCGAGGTGGCCGCGCGCACCGGGCAGCGGCGCGGGTTGCGGGTCGTGGAGGTCGTGCCGGGCAGCCCGGCCGGAACGGCGGGGATCTACCTCGGCGACGTGATCCTCTCCGCCGGCGGCCGGTCGATCGGCGACGGCCAGGGCCTGCAACGGCTCATGCTCGGCTCGGTGATCGGCACCCGGTTGCCGGTGACCGTGCTGCGCCAGGGCGCCTTCGTCGACGTGGTGGCGGTGCCCACCGAGCTGACCCGCTGACAGCGGCCGCCACCACCGAGCACGGACCGGGCCCCGCGTCGACGTCCGGCGTCGGCGCGGGGCCCGTCGTCAGGTCGACTCAGCGCGCGCCGAGGTGGGCGAGCAGGTCCTGCCGGGTGAGTACGCCCTTGGGCTTGCCGTCCACCAGCACCAGCGCGGCGTCGGACTTCTCCAGCAGGCCGACCGCCTCGCTCACCGGCTGCCCGCCGCCGATCATCGGCAGCGGTGCGGCCATGTGCCGCTCGATCGTGTCGTGCAGGTGCGCCTGACCGGTGAAGAGCGCGTCCAGCAGGTCCCGCTCCGCGATCGACCCGGCCACCTCGCCGGTCACCACCGGCGGCTCGGCCTTGAGCACCGGCAGCTGGGAGACGCCGTACTCGCGCATGTAGTCGATCGCGTCACGGACCGTCTCGGTCGGGTGCACGTGCACCAGCTCGGGCAGGCCGCCCGGCTTGCTCGCCAGCGCGTCCGCCACGGTCGGCTCCGAGCCGGAGTTGTCCAGGAAGCCGTAGCGGGCCATCCACGCGTCGTTGAAGATCTTGGACA from Micromonospora sp. WMMD812 harbors:
- a CDS encoding nucleotidyl transferase AbiEii/AbiGii toxin family protein — its product is MEPLHRRLLEIGFEAGDDLGLVLAGGYAMCAHELLDRPSQDIDFATASALPLPEVADRLAAAFANAGFSASIIEVTPRMGRLVVSDATGTCEVDLLKEALGPPARLTVGPVVAFDDAVGLKMRALHDRAAHRDFIDIRAANSRLEWAELERLGARHTGDFSLEELADRLGAVDERDERTFRSYGLGDSEIDELRGWARRWEADIRARLASGETGPVGVVESEWDSYLDGR
- the ilvA gene encoding threonine ammonia-lyase, whose amino-acid sequence is MTELVGLADVQAARELLAGVTRTTPLEPSRPLSAALGGPAWLKCENVQRAGSYKVRGAYVRISRLSAEERERGVVAASAGNHAQGVALAAGLVGTHATVFMPVNAPLPKVAATKGYGAQVELVGSTVDESLVAAQTFAERTGAVLIHPFDHRDVIAGQGTVALEILEQCPDVKTIITGVGGGGLVSGIAVAAKALRPEVRVIGVQAASAAAYPPSLLAGEPVRLPAFSTIADGIAVGRPGDITFTHVRKLVDDVVTVSEEDISRALLMLLERGKQVVEPAGAVGVAALLAGVVEVEAPVVAVLSGGNIDPLLMLRVIEHGLAAAGRYLRFTVRCTDRPGQLASLLSEIAEHRANVVDVEHQRANPHLHLGEVEVALSVETRGVEHSDTLISALRASGYQVVFAGEA
- a CDS encoding cystathionine gamma-synthase, translated to MNHGFETLAIHAGQDPEARTGAVIPPIYQTSTYAQDAVGAPRLGYEYSRSGNPTRDALQECLAALEGGAVGLAFASGLAAEDTLLRTVCKPGDHVVIPDDAYGGTYRLFARVVERWGLDFTPAKVSDPAAIRAAIRPGRTKIVWVETPTNPLLGIADLAALAAVAHDAGALLVVDNTFASPYLQQPIAHGADVVVHSTTKYIGGHSDVVGGALVAADAGLGEDLRYHQNAMGAINGPFDAWLTLRGIKTLGVRMDRHCDNAERLAAYLDGHAKVAQVIYPGLPSHPGHEVAAKQMRRFGGMISFRAAGGEEHAVEICNRAKLFVLAESLGGVESLIEHPGRMTHASAAGSPLEVPGDLVRLSVGIETVDDLLADLEQALG
- the msrA gene encoding peptide-methionine (S)-S-oxide reductase MsrA, whose protein sequence is MFLRRMKAELPTPDKALPGRVIAMPVADRHEVLGTPLKGPFPEGSQVAVFGMGCFWGAERLFWTLPGVITTSAGYAGGYTPNPTYEEVCSGMTGHTEAVQVVYDPSKISYEDLLKVFWENHDPTQGMRQGNDVGTQYRSAIYATTDDQLATATASRDAFAPIVARAGKGEITTEIDRLGNYYLAEDYHQQYLAPTKNPNGYCNHGPNGLSCPVGVARTAG
- a CDS encoding DUF4328 domain-containing protein, whose protein sequence is MQCPTCGDATSPALDECARCFTPLGQPAVNPGLPTYAVRGLGRAASIAVGAAALLYLPAALFPLVGMQIARTATEQGDRDLLLGAVLAEVALTVPYLLAILVASVLVIIWTWRVRKNIDAFPGALPSLSSGWAIAGWLVPFANFVVPARVVANVARDSLWRRSTPGLVVVWWAAWLAFTIGDRVVAKNDDRRYAELTELPRNEAEFQTYVRYYQETIGPRLIPAVACVVAGVAFIVLIRRISAAQQDRISRAPGAWPYHHPGWPTPGAPVGYAPPPAQPVTGSSPQVATDSTVASPPVPPPAGGTIGA
- a CDS encoding ribonuclease Z, which produces MSMRELVVLGTASQAPTRQRNHNGYVLRWDDEVILFDPGEGSQRQLLHTTVTATDLTRICVTHFHGDHCLGLPGTIQRLSLDRVPHPVAVHFPAGGAEYFARLRHASSFYETAELRVEPIEADGQRIPLGCGTLEARRLRHPIETYGYRLVEPDGCRMLPEKLAAYGIGGPAVGELIRVGHLDLDGRRVTRDEVSVPRPGQRFAFVMDSGLCDGVYALAEHADLLVIESTFLDSEAALAAEVGHLTAAQAARVAAESGVRRLVLTHFSQRYADPRRFLDEARAHFDGDLVIAEDLTTVQVPPRRVPSPG
- a CDS encoding GNAT family N-acetyltransferase, producing the protein MTVTLRRAATDDLLAIGALHQRSRLAAYSSFLPAEALAEPTPEAMGRYWAERWSWESDTHLMTVAERDGGLVGFSYVGPDDDGDPATGLLYAIHLDPAERGRGVGRELMIDALATMRGRGWRRAALWVLAENGHARRFYERGGWSAAGVEREDAIGSAVTTQLRYTRPL
- a CDS encoding HIT family protein: MAGCVFCGIVAGDVPAFRVVDEPDGVAFLDTRPVFKGHVLVVPRTHLVTLADLPPASLPGYFGLVQRVAVAVEAGLGAGGTFVAMNNRVSQSVPHLHTHVVPRTKGDGLRGFFWPRTRYTDDTEAQAYADRVAAAL
- a CDS encoding amidase; its protein translation is MAVQDIMPTWVGATAKQIARGVRRGDVSATQVVADHLDHIARADADLAAFRTVRGGEAITEAEKVDEQEDLANLPLAGVPVAVKENTPVAGLPTWNGSVAARTPVAEFDHEVVRRLRGAGAVILGVTRMPELGLWALTDDDTAVTRNPWDVRRTPGGSSGGAAAAVAAGLVPIAHGNDGLGSIRIPAACCGLVGLKPGRGVIPRQLGAEDWFGLVEHGMLTTTVADAAVGFSVLAGRRPEKLVPPQRLRVGVSLRSPVRGVSPDAPNRDAVATAGRLLAAAGHDTVPADPVYPTKLGLKGLATWFAAAAADVEAAGIARRDLQPRSRRHVALGEWAQRRGYVREADRTAWRERSIGFFTDHSVDLLLTPALAGAPPEATAWSGRSWRANMAANIRYAPYAAPWNIAGLPSIVVPVGRRPDGLPVAVQLVGPPGSELLLLGVAGQFEMAAPWSRHAPGYPRVGTGSPAVA
- a CDS encoding trypsin-like peptidase domain-containing protein; protein product: MDTEHTAPERAEAAALDAYSQVVTTVAARVLPSVAALSVRTARGAGAGSAVTVGTDGLLLTSAHVVQGARDGTAAFADGTETRFRVVGADPLSDLAVLRVEETTVPPVELGDADALRIGQLVVAVGNPMGLAGSVTAGVVSGLGRSLPARDGRVTRLIEDVIQTDAALNPGNSGGALADSTGRVIGVNTAVAGYGLGLAVPINTTTQQIIADLTADGRVRRAWLGVAGVPVPLPPEVAARTGQRRGLRVVEVVPGSPAGTAGIYLGDVILSAGGRSIGDGQGLQRLMLGSVIGTRLPVTVLRQGAFVDVVAVPTELTR